ACGGCGGTGGTCGCGGTGTCTGACGACGGCGGCTCCTCCGGACGGCTGCGCAAGGAGCGCGGTCTGCTTCCTCCTGGAGACATCCGCAACTGCCTGGTGGCCCTCGCCGATGACGACCTCATGCTCAGCGAGCTCTTCCAGTACCGCTTCAGTGAAGGCGGCGAGCTCGCCGGGCACAGCTTCGGCAACCTGTTCCTCGCCGCAATGACCGACGTGGCCGGCGACTTCGACAAGGCCATCGAGCTCTCGAGCAAGATTCTCGCCATCCGCGGCAAGGTTCTTCCCGGGACGCTCAGCCAGACATCGCTCTCGGCCGAGTTCGACGATGGAACCATCGTCGAGGGGGAATCGGAGATCTCGCGTCAGCGCAAGAAGGTACGGCGCGTCTGGCTGTCTCCGTCTGACTGCGAGGCCATGCCGGAGGTGCTCACGGCCATTCGAGAGGCCGACGCCGTGATTCTCGGCCCCGGAAGCCTCTACACCAGTGTTCTGCCCAACCTGCTGGTGCGGGGCGTGGTCGACGCCCTCGCCGAGACGAAGGCGCTGCGCATCTATGTCTGCAACGTCATGACCCAGCCGGGAGAGACCGACCGCTACACCGCGGCCGATCATCTGAAGGCCATCTTCAAGCACGCGGGGCGACGCATCGTCGACGTGACGCTTGTGAACTCCGAGATCCCCACCAAGGTGCTCGACCGCTACGAGGCGGAGGGCGCTTTCCCCGTGGAGCCGGACGTCGATGAGATCCGGCGCATGGGCGTGCGACCTGTGGCTGCCAGCCTCATCAGCGAGACCAACCTCGTGCGTCACGACCCGGACAAGCTCGCCGAGGTGGTGCAGCGCATCACCATCGAGCACTTCGAGCAGTCGGCGCCCAGCGGGAGCCCCACCCGCCGAAAGATCGGCTGGCTGTCAC
The genomic region above belongs to Pseudomonadota bacterium and contains:
- a CDS encoding YvcK family protein yields the protein MNRLRRLFKWLHPGMGVKRWLFLSSTGLVLFTIGIVLYVKFRWAYWLQAHVVRPFNDLTGNLVPFWAFYLVLMTAGIVLMVGGIQRWFSVIYRAVAPYGSRRLVDVMYERMALAKSTSFVTVGGGTGLSSLLRGLKAYTSNITAVVAVSDDGGSSGRLRKERGLLPPGDIRNCLVALADDDLMLSELFQYRFSEGGELAGHSFGNLFLAAMTDVAGDFDKAIELSSKILAIRGKVLPGTLSQTSLSAEFDDGTIVEGESEISRQRKKVRRVWLSPSDCEAMPEVLTAIREADAVILGPGSLYTSVLPNLLVRGVVDALAETKALRIYVCNVMTQPGETDRYTAADHLKAIFKHAGRRIVDVTLVNSEIPTKVLDRYEAEGAFPVEPDVDEIRRMGVRPVAASLISETNLVRHDPDKLAEVVQRITIEHFEQSAPSGSPTRRKIGWLSRTAKRREGSRGPEGTGANEASDG